From the Streptomyces sp. NBC_01216 genome, the window CCGGCGGCCCCGCCGCTCCGGTCGGCGGCCCCCTCCCCCCTCCCTCTCCCCCGGGCGCACGGCGGGACCCCGGGCCCGCCTCCCGGCGCACGGGTCACGCGCACCGGGAGGCGGGCCCGGGGTCCACCAGGACGGCGGCGGTCACCCCACCGGGTAGCTCCGCGCCGCGTCCGAGACGAAGGGCTCCCGGACCGTGCGCATGCCGCCGGGGAGGCTCTTGTCGGGCTGGATGATCACGGACTCGCGGGAGGACGGCGCCTTGGGGTCACCGAAGTCGTGCGTCATGCCGAAGCCCGCGTCGTAGGCGTCCAGGGTGAGCAGGGCCTTGTCGATTCCCGCGCGCGTGAGGTCCTTCGCGTCGCACGCCTTCCGCAGCGCTTCGCCGAACACACTCGCCGCGGTCCAGCCGGCGACGATGCCGTTGTCGAGGCTGTCGCTCGGATAGGCGGCGCGGTAGTCGGTGACGAGCCGCTTCGCAACCGGTGTGTCCGCTCCGATCGGAAGGCTCGGGGAGGCGAACCAGTACATCTGCTCCAGGGCCGGTCCGGCCTGGGTGCCGAGCAGCTGCGGGGCGAAGGCCGAGTTGTTCCCGATGACCGGCACCCGCAGGCCGGTCGCGGCGGCGACACCGACGAGGGAGGCGGCCTGCCGCGGCCCCGCGCTGAGCACGATCCCCTTGACGCCCGCCTGCTTCAGCGCCGCGACCTGTGCGGACATGTCGTTGTCGGTCGGTTTGATCTTCTGCTCCACGACCGTGAGGCCCGCCTTCTCGGCGGCGTACCGGGAACCCTTGAGCGCGTTCTCGCCGTAGTCGCCCTCGAAGTAGACGTGGCCGAGCTTGTCGCCGGACGTGAGGCCCTTCTCCCCGACCAGGAAGTCGACGGCGTTGATCGTCTCCACGTCGTAGGTGGACCCCAGGACGCGGATGTACGGCGAGCCGAGCAGCGAGGCCGACCACGCCTGCGGCAGGACGAGCCCCTGGTCCTGGCCGTCGACGCGCGGCTTGACGGCGGCGACGAACGGGGAGCCGATGAACTGGGGGTATCCGGCCACCTTCGGTTCGAGCTCGGTGTAGGCGGCCAGGGCCTTCTGCGGGTCGTAGCCGTGGTCCCGGACGGTCAGCTCCAGCTGCCGCCCGCAGATGCCGCCGGCCGCGTTGACCTGCTTCACGTAGAGCTGCTGCGCCTGGGTGACGCTCTTGCCGAGGGTGGCGTACACCCCGGTCATGTCGGTCAGGGCGCCGAGCGTGATGGTGGTGTCGGTGACGCCCTTGCCGGCCTTCACCCCGCCCGCTCCGGGACCCGAGTCGTCGTTGTTCCCGGCCTTGGCGCTGCAGCCGGCGGCCGTCAGCGCGACCAGGGCGGCGAGTGCGGCGGCCAGGCCCCGCACGGCCGGTCGTCGTTGGTTCATCTTTCCTCCGCTGAGGGTTCCTTGGGGTGGGTGGGCTGTCCGGGACGGGTGGGCGGCCCGGAACGGCCGGGGGGCGCGGGTCGTCGGAAGGCGAGCCGGGCCAGACCGCCGGGCAGGAAGAGCACCACCGCGACGACGGCGGCGCCGTAGAGATAGCGCGCGGCCTCCCCTGGGGCGATGCCGCCCGTTCCGGGGGCGGAGACCAGGGGAAGCGACTCGCTGTACCGGTTGAGGAACTGCGGCAGCAGGGAGACGAAGACGCCGCCCGCCACCGCTCCGGCGACCGAGCCGAGACCGCCGATGACGATCATGGCCAGGTATTCGAGGGAGAGCATCATGCCGAAGTACTCCGGCACGGTGCGCTGGAAGACCAGCGCGAGGAGGACGCCGGCCAGCCCCGCGTACATGGACGACAGGACGAAGACGGCGGCGCGGTAGCGGGCCACGGGGATACCCATGACGCCCGCGGCGATCCGGTGGTCCCGGATGGCGTTCATGGCCCGGCCCGGACGGCCGCGCAGGACACCGCGGGCGAAGAGCGCGCCCGCGAGGAGGAGCAGCAGGCCGAGGTACCAGAGCTTCTCCGCGCTGCCGAACGGCACCTGGGCGAGGAGTAGTTCGCTGTCGTCGAAGGTGACCCCGAAGAGGGACAGAGGCGGCACGGCCCGGCCGTTGTAGCCGCCGGTGAGGTCGTGGGCGTTGAACAGCACGTGCTGGCCGATGAAGATCAGCGCGAGGGTGGCGATGCCCAGGTACGCGCCCTGCAGCCTGCCCGCGATGGGGCTGAAGACACCGCCCGCCAGACCCGCGAGCGCGACGGCCAGGAGGGCGGCGAGCCAGCCCGGCAGGCCGGACCCGGCGAGCCCGTCGGCGCCGTCGCCGGCGAACGCGCAGTAGCC encodes:
- a CDS encoding ABC transporter substrate-binding protein, with the protein product MNQRRPAVRGLAAALAALVALTAAGCSAKAGNNDDSGPGAGGVKAGKGVTDTTITLGALTDMTGVYATLGKSVTQAQQLYVKQVNAAGGICGRQLELTVRDHGYDPQKALAAYTELEPKVAGYPQFIGSPFVAAVKPRVDGQDQGLVLPQAWSASLLGSPYIRVLGSTYDVETINAVDFLVGEKGLTSGDKLGHVYFEGDYGENALKGSRYAAEKAGLTVVEQKIKPTDNDMSAQVAALKQAGVKGIVLSAGPRQAASLVGVAAATGLRVPVIGNNSAFAPQLLGTQAGPALEQMYWFASPSLPIGADTPVAKRLVTDYRAAYPSDSLDNGIVAGWTAASVFGEALRKACDAKDLTRAGIDKALLTLDAYDAGFGMTHDFGDPKAPSSRESVIIQPDKSLPGGMRTVREPFVSDAARSYPVG
- a CDS encoding branched-chain amino acid ABC transporter permease, translating into MARPRVYAWAAAGLVLAALPFYLERFWLQAGLFAMAAAIGALGINLLTGATGQLSMGHAFFLAVGAYGYCAFAGDGADGLAGSGLPGWLAALLAVALAGLAGGVFSPIAGRLQGAYLGIATLALIFIGQHVLFNAHDLTGGYNGRAVPPLSLFGVTFDDSELLLAQVPFGSAEKLWYLGLLLLLAGALFARGVLRGRPGRAMNAIRDHRIAAGVMGIPVARYRAAVFVLSSMYAGLAGVLLALVFQRTVPEYFGMMLSLEYLAMIVIGGLGSVAGAVAGGVFVSLLPQFLNRYSESLPLVSAPGTGGIAPGEAARYLYGAAVVAVVLFLPGGLARLAFRRPAPPGRSGPPTRPGQPTHPKEPSAEER